Proteins encoded by one window of Ignavibacteriota bacterium:
- the hydG gene encoding [FeFe] hydrogenase H-cluster radical SAM maturase HydG, translated as MKYNPEIYSIPDEPMKPFIDSKEISDILINTKPDKFAVRDIIAKSLAKNRLTMQETAILTNAEGDDLIEEIKDGARELKRKVYGDRIVLFAPLYVGNYCSNNCAYCGFKHSNKEIVRKTLANQELIKEVRTLENHGHKRLILVFGEHQIYSPEFIAESVKTVYSVKENHGEIRRVNINAAPQDIDGFRTIHESGIGTYQIFQETYHAETYKKVHISGRKSNYDWRLTALDRAMEAGIDDVGIGALFGLYDWRFEVLGLVRHVNHFESVYNVGPHTISFPRIQYASEMNLDMSNEVSDRDFTKLVAILRLAVPYTGMILTARESAELRDEIMQFGVSQIDGGTNIELGGYSEENRHLQNINKEQFTINDNRSLNEIIHELLEGGLIPSFCTACYRMGRTGEHFMEFAVPGFVKKLCSPNAILTLAEYLEDYAPHETKTLGYNLIDRKLAELETEQNIISLKSKLELIKEGKRDLYF; from the coding sequence ATGAAATACAACCCGGAAATTTATTCTATACCTGACGAGCCAATGAAGCCATTTATTGATTCAAAAGAAATATCTGATATATTAATTAATACAAAACCAGACAAATTTGCAGTTCGCGATATTATCGCAAAATCACTTGCTAAAAATCGTCTTACGATGCAGGAAACAGCAATTCTAACAAATGCTGAAGGAGATGATTTAATCGAAGAAATCAAGGATGGAGCACGTGAGCTAAAAAGAAAGGTCTATGGAGACAGAATTGTTCTGTTTGCACCACTATACGTAGGTAACTACTGTTCTAATAATTGCGCATACTGTGGCTTTAAGCATAGTAATAAAGAGATTGTCAGAAAGACTCTCGCAAATCAGGAGTTGATTAAAGAAGTGCGAACTTTGGAAAATCACGGGCACAAAAGACTTATCCTTGTATTCGGGGAGCATCAGATTTATTCACCCGAGTTCATAGCTGAATCGGTTAAAACAGTTTATTCCGTTAAGGAAAATCATGGTGAAATTCGCAGAGTAAACATCAATGCCGCTCCACAGGATATTGATGGCTTCAGAACTATACATGAATCAGGAATTGGTACTTATCAGATTTTTCAGGAAACTTACCATGCCGAAACATATAAAAAGGTTCATATTTCAGGTAGAAAAAGCAATTATGACTGGCGTCTGACAGCTCTGGACAGAGCTATGGAAGCAGGTATTGATGATGTCGGTATCGGAGCATTATTCGGACTTTACGACTGGAGATTTGAAGTATTGGGATTAGTCCGTCATGTTAATCATTTTGAATCAGTTTACAATGTTGGACCGCATACAATTTCATTTCCAAGAATACAGTATGCATCTGAAATGAATCTTGATATGTCTAATGAAGTCAGCGACAGGGATTTCACAAAATTAGTTGCAATACTCAGACTTGCAGTTCCATATACCGGAATGATACTAACAGCACGTGAATCAGCCGAACTTCGCGATGAAATTATGCAGTTCGGGGTTTCTCAAATTGATGGCGGCACAAATATTGAGTTAGGCGGTTACAGTGAAGAAAATCGTCACCTGCAAAATATAAATAAAGAACAATTTACAATTAATGATAATCGCTCGCTTAACGAAATAATTCATGAGCTTCTTGAGGGTGGATTAATACCATCCTTTTGTACAGCGTGTTATAGAATGGGAAGAACCGGTGAACATTTTATGGAATTTGCGGTACCGGGTTTTGTTAAAAAATTATGCTCTCCAAATGCAATTCTTACACTTGCTGAATATTTGGAAGATTATGCTCCACACGAAACCAAAACTTTGGGATATAATTTAATTGACCGAAAACTTGCTGAACTCGAAACCGAACAAAATATAATTTCGTTGAAATCGAAACTGGAACTTATTAAAGAAGGAAAAAGAGACCTATATTTTTAG
- a CDS encoding citrate (Si)-synthase — MSKLHQKLAEILPAQIDSIKEMLKENGDKVVSEVTLKQVYGGMRGVKGLVCDTSEVPPDKGLIIRGIELNNLWEKLPEEILWLLLVGQLPSQEELKDLQDDLSSRSNVPSYVWDVIDKMPADSHPMTMFNTAILVLQNESVFAAKYEAGMAKPEYWSATLEDLLNLVAKLPAIAAYVYRRRFGKGARISPDLSKDWSGNYVHMLGLPDPNGDFSKLMRLYLTLHSDHEGGNASAYTAATVNSTLADLYYSLSAGLNALAGPLHGLANQECLKWVIDTMEQFGGAPTDEQLEKFAWDTLNSGRVIPGYGHAVLRITDPRFDAFLAFGKKYMPEDPVFQTVAKVFEVVPNVLKQVKKISDPWPNVDAGSGALLYHYGLTEFSYYTVLFSVSRALGIGAQAVISRAYGLPITRPKSLPTAKYAKMVQG; from the coding sequence ATGTCAAAGTTACATCAAAAATTGGCAGAAATACTGCCTGCACAAATTGATTCCATCAAAGAGATGCTGAAAGAGAACGGAGATAAGGTTGTATCAGAAGTTACTCTAAAGCAGGTTTATGGCGGTATGCGCGGTGTTAAAGGTCTTGTTTGCGATACTTCAGAAGTACCACCGGATAAAGGTCTTATAATCAGAGGTATAGAACTGAATAATCTTTGGGAAAAACTACCTGAGGAAATTCTTTGGTTATTACTTGTTGGTCAACTTCCATCACAGGAAGAGCTTAAAGATTTACAGGATGATTTGAGCAGCAGATCAAATGTTCCAAGCTACGTTTGGGATGTTATTGACAAAATGCCTGCAGATTCGCATCCGATGACTATGTTTAATACTGCAATTCTTGTACTTCAAAATGAATCAGTATTTGCTGCAAAGTATGAAGCCGGTATGGCTAAACCCGAATATTGGTCAGCTACTTTAGAAGATTTACTCAATCTCGTAGCAAAACTTCCTGCAATTGCAGCATACGTTTATCGCAGAAGATTTGGAAAAGGCGCCCGCATCTCCCCTGATTTATCAAAAGATTGGTCAGGCAATTATGTGCACATGCTTGGTCTTCCTGACCCTAACGGTGATTTCTCAAAGCTGATGAGACTTTATCTCACACTTCATAGTGACCACGAAGGCGGAAATGCAAGTGCCTATACTGCCGCAACTGTGAATTCAACCCTTGCTGATTTATATTACTCATTATCTGCAGGCTTGAATGCTCTTGCCGGACCTCTTCATGGTCTTGCAAATCAGGAATGTTTGAAATGGGTAATTGATACAATGGAGCAGTTTGGTGGTGCACCAACTGATGAACAACTCGAAAAATTTGCATGGGATACCTTAAACTCTGGCAGAGTTATTCCGGGCTACGGTCACGCTGTTCTTAGAATTACTGACCCAAGATTTGACGCTTTCCTTGCTTTCGGCAAAAAATATATGCCGGAAGACCCTGTATTCCAAACAGTTGCTAAAGTATTCGAAGTTGTTCCAAACGTGCTTAAACAAGTAAAAAAAATCAGCGACCCATGGCCTAATGTTGATGCAGGTTCAGGTGCATTACTTTACCACTATGGTCTTACTGAATTCAGTTACTATACTGTACTGTTCAGTGTTTCGCGTGCACTTGGTATAGGTGCTCAGGCTGTTATTTCAAGAGCCTACGGTCTTCCTATTACAAGACCTAAATCACTACCTACTGCAAAATATGCCAAAATGGTTCAAGGTTAA
- a CDS encoding fibronectin type III domain-containing protein, which yields MLKNKLFILLTALAMSIFVFSACEESGVDPDPTPQPKPSPASNLQATSINESTVHLMYQISPSESNTLWKDYEISWREDGGPTAGDSKVVLKGTNPIEVTGLTEGKVYIFTLVARYTNDSISSPITVRWSPATRFVKNVNDESIKVYETASNFGSGLQIFYEAEGAPRARTIDNSKDWDLALRTVDNKIVFSSATKSGYIFASGQTPDPTFIYKDYFTANSLDDIFDSRAMDDGARNNEYSELSFDITNFTNPTNIIFYVRKYQPGQTRYNYAKVMAKRPAGGGSFLQGSGTNRYIEFEISYQKTPDVPYAKTPSDNASN from the coding sequence ATGTTAAAGAACAAACTCTTTATCTTATTGACAGCATTAGCTATGTCAATATTCGTATTTTCGGCTTGTGAAGAATCAGGTGTTGATCCTGATCCTACACCACAACCAAAACCAAGTCCTGCTTCTAACCTTCAAGCTACTTCGATTAACGAAAGCACAGTACACCTTATGTACCAAATTTCCCCATCAGAAAGTAATACTCTTTGGAAAGACTATGAAATCAGCTGGAGAGAAGACGGCGGACCTACAGCAGGCGATTCAAAAGTAGTTCTTAAAGGAACAAACCCAATCGAAGTTACAGGTTTAACTGAAGGAAAAGTTTATATCTTCACACTTGTTGCAAGATATACAAATGATTCAATCAGCTCACCTATTACTGTGAGATGGTCGCCGGCTACAAGATTTGTAAAAAATGTGAATGATGAGTCAATCAAAGTTTATGAAACTGCATCGAACTTTGGTAGTGGTCTTCAGATATTTTATGAAGCAGAAGGTGCTCCGCGTGCTCGTACAATTGATAACAGTAAAGATTGGGACCTCGCTCTTCGTACAGTTGATAATAAAATCGTATTTTCATCAGCTACAAAATCAGGTTATATTTTTGCATCAGGTCAGACTCCTGACCCAACATTCATTTACAAAGATTACTTTACTGCCAATAGTCTGGATGACATCTTTGACAGCCGTGCTATGGATGATGGTGCAAGAAATAATGAATATTCAGAACTTTCATTCGATATCACAAACTTCACAAACCCAACCAATATTATCTTCTATGTAAGAAAATATCAGCCCGGACAGACACGCTACAATTATGCAAAAGTAATGGCTAAACGTCCGGCTGGTGGCGGTTCATTCCTTCAGGGTTCAGGAACAAACAGATACATCGAGTTTGAGATTTCATATCAGAAAACTCCTGATGTACCTTATGCTAAAACACCAAGTGATAACGCTTCAAACTAA
- a CDS encoding anhydro-N-acetylmuramic acid kinase yields the protein MNNIYIGLMTGTSLDGVDTAICKFDFDGTNFMVEELFFRTYPYSDKIKDMIGGIISDSKLLKDVSQLNFALAKIYASCVSDALNDSGISKDSVKAIGLHGQTIWHQPIAKPYAGMHIASTFQAGSIPALSAITSIPVIGDFRSADIALGGQGAPLVPIFDYHFLKSTTQHVVALNIGGISNITYLEKECSVDDIIAFDTGPGNVLLDIASKKYFGMDYDPGGSFARQGTTDIGKLNKLMELEYIKKPVPKSTGREFFNILLFNKYFESEQNAYDTLNTLTHFTAKSIAENIRSLSAPVDEVIVSGGGARNTFLLELLGCYLPDVRVLTSEKFGIGTDSKEAVCFAFLAYLHDLGLPGNIPNATGSTKRVLLGIKADILR from the coding sequence ATGAACAACATTTACATCGGCTTGATGACAGGTACTTCACTTGATGGTGTGGATACTGCTATTTGTAAATTTGATTTTGATGGAACAAATTTCATGGTTGAAGAATTATTCTTCAGAACTTATCCATATTCTGATAAAATCAAAGACATGATTGGCGGTATTATTTCTGATTCAAAATTACTGAAAGATGTATCACAGTTAAATTTTGCATTGGCAAAAATTTATGCATCATGTGTTAGTGACGCTTTAAACGATTCAGGAATTAGTAAAGATTCTGTAAAGGCAATTGGATTGCACGGTCAAACAATCTGGCATCAGCCAATAGCCAAGCCTTATGCAGGTATGCATATTGCCTCTACATTTCAGGCAGGCAGCATTCCTGCATTAAGTGCAATAACATCAATTCCTGTAATCGGGGATTTCAGGTCAGCCGATATTGCATTAGGAGGACAGGGAGCTCCCCTTGTACCAATATTTGACTATCATTTTTTAAAAAGTACAACTCAACATGTAGTTGCTTTAAATATTGGCGGCATTTCTAATATCACATATCTGGAAAAGGAATGTTCAGTGGATGATATAATTGCTTTCGATACAGGTCCCGGCAATGTTCTCCTTGATATTGCCTCTAAAAAATATTTCGGAATGGATTATGACCCCGGTGGCAGTTTCGCCCGACAGGGAACGACCGATATTGGTAAATTAAATAAACTTATGGAATTGGAATATATCAAGAAACCTGTACCAAAATCAACCGGAAGGGAATTTTTCAATATTCTTTTGTTCAATAAATATTTTGAAAGTGAACAAAATGCTTATGATACTCTTAATACACTGACACATTTTACCGCTAAAAGTATAGCAGAGAATATTCGAAGTCTTTCAGCACCGGTTGATGAAGTAATTGTTTCCGGTGGTGGCGCCAGAAACACCTTTTTATTGGAGTTGCTGGGTTGTTATTTGCCGGATGTCAGAGTTCTTACTTCAGAAAAATTTGGCATTGGTACAGACTCAAAAGAAGCAGTTTGTTTTGCTTTTCTTGCATATTTACACGACTTGGGATTACCGGGAAATATACCGAATGCAACAGGCTCAACCAAAAGAGTACTATTGGGTATTAAAGCGGATATTCTGAGATAA
- a CDS encoding energy transducer TonB, with amino-acid sequence MYRKPNFEEDTSLQVKLPWDTNTARGFGISMVFVILFLLLAPYWNLKEAHVRSIQFNSVPLVLLNFGDGDGTGISKGNLTKEGASRKGQEAQSILEDAANPALTKQVKNATQQDDNQISNPIPVKELSSADKVSGTDKGSGSRDIGTRDGVTDGSGLGSRGSGKGMGYGFGDIEWGGGGNRIVLHKPLPKFPVGVNTNAELKFRFTVMPDGTVGRIIPLQKADPRLETAALAALRQWRFNVLKEDVVMEGVIPLTFVLK; translated from the coding sequence ATGTATAGAAAACCAAATTTTGAAGAGGATACCTCATTACAGGTCAAATTGCCATGGGATACTAATACCGCAAGAGGTTTTGGAATTTCTATGGTATTTGTCATTTTATTTTTATTGTTAGCACCATATTGGAATTTAAAAGAAGCACATGTTCGTTCAATTCAGTTTAATTCAGTACCTTTAGTACTTCTTAACTTTGGTGATGGTGACGGTACTGGAATAAGCAAAGGTAATCTCACAAAAGAAGGCGCCTCCCGAAAAGGTCAGGAAGCACAGTCAATTCTTGAAGATGCCGCTAATCCTGCTTTAACAAAACAAGTAAAAAATGCAACTCAGCAAGATGACAATCAGATTTCAAATCCAATTCCTGTAAAAGAACTATCAAGTGCCGATAAAGTTTCCGGCACTGATAAAGGCTCAGGAAGCAGAGATATTGGCACGCGTGATGGAGTTACAGACGGTTCCGGGTTGGGCTCACGTGGCTCCGGAAAAGGTATGGGCTATGGATTTGGCGATATCGAATGGGGTGGTGGAGGAAATAGAATCGTACTTCATAAACCGCTTCCTAAGTTTCCTGTAGGTGTGAATACAAATGCTGAATTGAAATTTAGATTTACAGTTATGCCGGATGGTACAGTAGGCAGGATAATTCCCCTGCAAAAAGCTGACCCAAGGCTCGAGACTGCTGCTCTTGCTGCTTTGAGACAGTGGAGATTCAATGTGCTGAAAGAGGATGTGGTCATGGAAGGTGTAATTCCGCTAACTTTTGTGTTGAAGTAA
- a CDS encoding SPOR domain-containing protein: protein MAELRDDILREEEQFGGFNPGEPDDDAFSLGDKPYPGNIDFYLKPLKNLPTTEDSAYSEINDSMSNEDEISQSGEDFENVNSSEDINEDDLFEFEKKKLQSKKLQGGEDLNDDSDLAGYVQGIMAATKRKHKPVDETSPADSSDSPFDDSEFVPVENDAETQVVISDMDLDKPSTAAIGDMNFSPAQPPLPKIDDKSDNYKDSEGKTDKDKEEKEKRKLGILPIVGIAAALLLIVAAGLLYFLPEKPFGIFSSDKTHTDSLMILTSADSVNIAGTGTENDKENEKQDTDNSGIVKSDTLDLSKEKDIASETSKDLKKSENNEKIEFAESKLESKAEITKPVVNKEFAKDAVKPDANKEFNKNAVKPVVQKNIQKDLATNQEKKIVESAKKPEVKKSTGQIEKPKTPKQIAKENDLIADAKPKEAQQIIKETAINETFVPKDEPGVYTVQIYSSPSKEDAETWLNKLRSKNVQGAFISEQNVRDKVWYRVRFGNFRTREEARNAALRLGFAQTWIDRVK from the coding sequence ATGGCAGAATTAAGAGATGACATATTAAGAGAAGAAGAGCAGTTTGGCGGATTTAACCCCGGTGAACCTGATGACGATGCATTTTCATTAGGCGATAAACCCTATCCGGGAAATATTGACTTCTATCTCAAACCTTTGAAAAATTTGCCGACAACAGAAGATTCTGCATATTCTGAAATAAATGATTCTATGTCAAACGAAGATGAAATTTCGCAATCCGGTGAAGATTTCGAAAATGTTAACTCTTCCGAAGATATCAATGAAGACGACCTTTTTGAGTTCGAGAAGAAGAAATTGCAAAGCAAAAAGTTGCAAGGTGGAGAGGACTTAAATGATGATTCTGATTTAGCCGGATATGTTCAGGGTATCATGGCTGCCACAAAAAGAAAGCATAAACCTGTTGATGAAACAAGCCCAGCTGATTCAAGTGATTCTCCTTTTGATGACAGTGAGTTTGTACCCGTTGAAAATGATGCTGAAACGCAAGTTGTAATTAGCGACATGGATTTGGATAAACCAAGTACAGCTGCTATAGGGGATATGAATTTCTCGCCAGCACAACCTCCACTTCCTAAAATTGATGATAAGAGTGATAATTATAAGGACTCAGAAGGAAAAACTGATAAAGATAAGGAAGAAAAAGAGAAAAGAAAATTGGGTATATTGCCTATTGTCGGAATTGCTGCTGCACTACTTTTAATAGTTGCAGCCGGACTTTTGTATTTCTTGCCTGAGAAGCCTTTTGGAATTTTTTCATCTGATAAAACACATACAGATTCATTGATGATTCTGACATCTGCTGATAGTGTGAATATTGCCGGAACCGGAACAGAAAATGATAAAGAAAATGAAAAGCAAGATACTGATAATTCCGGTATTGTAAAATCAGATACATTGGATTTATCAAAAGAGAAAGATATTGCTTCAGAAACTTCGAAGGATTTAAAAAAATCTGAAAATAATGAAAAGATTGAGTTTGCTGAATCAAAACTGGAATCAAAAGCTGAAATTACAAAACCGGTTGTAAATAAAGAGTTTGCAAAGGATGCAGTTAAGCCTGATGCAAATAAAGAGTTTAATAAGAATGCAGTAAAGCCTGTGGTGCAGAAAAATATTCAAAAAGATTTGGCTACAAATCAGGAGAAGAAAATTGTAGAAAGTGCTAAAAAACCGGAAGTGAAAAAATCAACTGGGCAAATTGAAAAGCCTAAAACGCCTAAGCAGATTGCAAAAGAGAATGACCTTATTGCTGATGCTAAACCAAAAGAAGCACAACAAATAATTAAAGAAACAGCAATAAACGAGACTTTTGTCCCAAAAGATGAACCCGGAGTTTACACAGTTCAGATTTATTCGTCTCCATCTAAAGAGGATGCTGAGACTTGGCTGAACAAATTAAGAAGCAAAAATGTTCAGGGAGCCTTCATTAGTGAGCAAAATGTCAGAGACAAAGTATGGTACAGAGTACGATTCGGCAATTTCCGTACCCGTGAAGAAGCTCGCAATGCAGCACTTCGTCTTGGATTTGCGCAGACCTGGATTGATAGAGTAAAATAA
- a CDS encoding tetratricopeptide repeat protein, which translates to MKDIKKIVIILILSVLPIYSQVVELPIDYGTRAISLSESLYDIELLHLAEQKLVNDIKKFPMNVSYDKSVLLQSDIDLQSGNFNIADGKLYEFIKSRSNSPYVPFAALKRGYMKYELGDYKQAEILFEEAELLASRDYEYRGQKSYDDIVHRAMFWRSMSLSHQGRHLDALPLFKETVSKYPESEYSDDSYYYIGRIHEINRNHDSALFYYRYVTKNYQYGSVYLVSLIREANNNLMLRQPSSALIALERAETLSSHFQNQDSVSKLYEKQMFAENAIEKIKYMKGEAYNIGGNHKEAVKVFESYIDEFPNSQWINYARLSYGWALLNLGDHERALEQYSIIIDNTNDENLHARSIAQLYRVVALKRKGDEDTARRELAGLALQASYPYQGLVLMELGQIHYEAGEYEQAVKTLERAERESQDGRTATRVHLLLGASYIELKLWEKAVIQYRKAENLATASNEILMPNRKWYISESKLKEGIALVQSHRAGEAIGALQNFIGNNKGDARNEEALFWLAESYYRVELLKNASDTYNRLLETYPRTSRREEALYGLGWSYFRVKDFSNSSKIFDKLIADFPKTKYAVEVLTRQADGYYMEKRFHNASNSYKRAAALSPGTEEGQYASYQLSHALYRNGNYEQAITSLLDFVRVYNKSPYAPNALYLIGWIRFQQRKYAESIDNFEFLINAYPQSSLTPRAYYAIGDAYYNLGRYEEAISSYKIVIESYPGNEMAPEAIKSIQFCLIALGRESEAIDIASQYVETNPESPFAPVFQKKIGEMFYQGRKYRDAIAEYEKFIQKNPNDENIPEVLYWMAKSYVSLNETDQASIVFERITRDYPTSDYAPLSMLDNGLLQIEVANIAAADRILKSLQEKYPEDNNAAQAGFERGVLKYKLGDTLSALDIFLNVTNRYPSTDWGDQSRYRIAMHYRASGANDSARVHFSFISAIADNPSISSESQYRIGELWMRDKNYEQATTAFIVVKENYEGYEDWYSLSLLSLGEAYENLDKFDEAREIYSALEALRPDDDFGNTAKSRIKRIKNK; encoded by the coding sequence ATGAAAGATATCAAAAAAATTGTGATTATTTTGATTTTATCGGTTTTACCGATATATTCTCAAGTAGTAGAATTACCAATTGATTACGGCACGCGGGCAATATCCCTTAGCGAAAGTCTGTATGACATTGAGTTGCTGCATCTTGCCGAGCAGAAACTTGTAAATGACATAAAAAAATTTCCGATGAATGTATCTTATGACAAATCGGTTTTATTGCAGTCTGATATTGATTTGCAATCCGGGAATTTTAATATTGCAGACGGCAAATTATATGAATTTATTAAATCCCGCTCAAACTCCCCTTATGTTCCATTTGCTGCGTTAAAACGCGGTTATATGAAATATGAACTGGGAGATTATAAACAAGCAGAAATTTTATTTGAGGAAGCCGAACTATTAGCTTCAAGAGACTATGAATATCGTGGTCAGAAATCTTATGATGATATTGTACACCGTGCTATGTTTTGGAGATCTATGTCACTTTCGCATCAGGGAAGACATCTCGATGCGCTGCCACTTTTTAAGGAAACTGTAAGCAAATATCCTGAAAGTGAGTATAGTGATGACTCATATTATTACATTGGAAGAATTCACGAAATCAATCGCAATCATGACTCTGCTTTGTTTTACTACAGATATGTGACAAAAAATTATCAATATGGCAGTGTATATTTAGTCTCACTCATACGAGAAGCTAACAATAACCTGATGCTGCGTCAACCATCTTCAGCTTTGATTGCTCTTGAAAGAGCAGAGACATTATCTTCACATTTTCAAAATCAGGACTCTGTTTCAAAGTTATATGAAAAGCAGATGTTTGCTGAAAATGCCATCGAAAAAATAAAATATATGAAGGGTGAAGCCTATAATATCGGTGGCAATCACAAAGAAGCAGTCAAAGTATTCGAAAGTTACATTGATGAGTTTCCAAATTCACAATGGATAAATTATGCAAGGCTCAGTTATGGTTGGGCGTTGTTGAATTTGGGTGATCATGAGAGAGCTTTGGAGCAATACAGTATAATAATTGATAATACAAACGACGAAAATCTTCATGCCCGGTCAATAGCACAATTATACAGAGTCGTGGCATTAAAGCGAAAGGGTGATGAAGATACAGCCCGACGCGAACTTGCCGGTCTTGCTTTGCAGGCATCTTATCCTTATCAGGGGCTGGTGCTGATGGAGTTGGGACAAATTCATTATGAAGCAGGTGAGTATGAACAGGCTGTTAAGACATTAGAGCGTGCCGAAAGAGAATCTCAGGACGGCAGGACTGCTACCAGAGTACACTTGCTGCTTGGTGCAAGTTATATTGAATTGAAATTATGGGAAAAAGCTGTCATTCAATACAGAAAAGCTGAAAATCTTGCTACTGCAAGCAACGAAATATTGATGCCAAACCGAAAATGGTATATTTCAGAGTCAAAACTCAAAGAAGGTATTGCGCTGGTGCAAAGTCACAGAGCCGGAGAAGCAATCGGTGCCCTGCAAAATTTTATAGGAAATAATAAAGGTGATGCAAGAAATGAAGAAGCTTTGTTCTGGCTTGCTGAAAGTTATTACAGAGTTGAACTTTTAAAAAATGCATCAGACACTTATAATAGACTTCTCGAGACATATCCAAGAACAAGCAGACGTGAAGAAGCACTTTACGGATTAGGATGGTCTTATTTCAGGGTTAAAGATTTTAGTAACTCATCAAAAATTTTTGATAAGTTGATTGCGGATTTTCCTAAAACGAAATATGCTGTTGAGGTGCTCACTCGTCAAGCGGATGGTTATTACATGGAAAAACGTTTCCATAATGCCTCTAATTCATACAAAAGAGCAGCGGCGCTTTCTCCCGGAACTGAAGAAGGGCAATATGCCTCTTATCAGCTTTCACATGCTCTTTATAGAAACGGCAATTACGAGCAAGCAATTACATCACTTTTGGATTTTGTGAGAGTCTATAATAAATCTCCTTATGCACCAAATGCTTTATATCTTATCGGTTGGATTCGCTTTCAGCAGAGAAAATATGCAGAATCAATAGATAATTTCGAATTTCTGATAAACGCTTATCCCCAGAGCTCGCTAACTCCAAGAGCCTACTATGCAATTGGTGATGCCTATTATAATTTGGGCAGATACGAAGAAGCAATTAGCAGTTATAAAATTGTGATTGAGTCATATCCAGGAAATGAAATGGCACCTGAAGCCATCAAAAGCATACAATTCTGTCTTATTGCTCTTGGTCGTGAGTCTGAAGCTATTGATATAGCTTCCCAATATGTCGAAACAAATCCTGAGTCACCATTTGCTCCTGTATTCCAGAAAAAAATAGGTGAAATGTTCTATCAGGGCAGGAAATATCGTGATGCAATTGCAGAATATGAGAAATTTATTCAGAAAAATCCTAATGATGAAAACATTCCGGAAGTGCTTTACTGGATGGCAAAAAGTTATGTCAGTCTTAATGAAACCGATCAGGCATCAATAGTATTCGAGAGGATTACAAGAGATTATCCGACAAGCGATTATGCTCCACTTTCAATGTTGGATAATGGATTATTGCAAATTGAAGTAGCAAATATTGCCGCTGCTGACAGAATACTAAAATCACTTCAAGAAAAATATCCAGAAGATAATAATGCAGCTCAAGCAGGCTTCGAGCGTGGTGTTCTGAAATATAAACTTGGCGATACATTATCAGCACTTGATATTTTCCTGAACGTGACTAATCGCTACCCCTCAACTGACTGGGGCGACCAAAGCCGCTACAGAATTGCAATGCATTACCGTGCATCAGGTGCAAACGATTCTGCAAGAGTGCATTTTTCATTTATATCAGCCATTGCTGATAACCCAAGCATTTCATCAGAGTCTCAGTACAGAATAGGTGAATTATGGATGCGGGATAAGAATTATGAACAAGCTACCACCGCCTTCATCGTTGTAAAAGAAAATTATGAAGGATATGAAGATTGGTATTCGCTTTCACTTCTAAGTCTAGGCGAAGCTTATGAAAATTTGGATAAGTTCGATGAAGCACGCGAAATATACTCTGCACTTGAAGCACTAAGACCTGACGATGATTTTGGAAATACAGCCAAGTCAAGAATCAAACGCATTAAGAATAAGTGA